In Deltaproteobacteria bacterium, one genomic interval encodes:
- a CDS encoding DMT family transporter, which translates to MENVWILLALIAALTGGTTDALTKKALQLHDEYTVAWLRQLVVVLLLSPCLFFIPIPALDGDFYQAFFSALPFEVIAYIFYMKAIKISPLSLTVPFLSLTPVCLIIIPYIMLGELVSFWGGIGILMIALGSYTLNLKEMSKGFLEPLKAIGKERGSVLMIIVAILYGFTSTFGKHALNHSSALFFGITYNLAFFIVLSPVIFKVGKIYSHGRICKESLKISVLPGI; encoded by the coding sequence ATGGAAAATGTATGGATACTGCTCGCGTTGATTGCCGCCCTCACTGGTGGAACCACGGATGCCCTTACAAAGAAGGCTTTACAGCTTCATGATGAATATACAGTCGCATGGTTACGCCAACTGGTTGTTGTCCTGCTTCTATCGCCATGCCTCTTCTTTATTCCAATCCCGGCACTGGATGGAGATTTTTATCAAGCGTTCTTCTCCGCATTGCCTTTTGAAGTAATTGCATATATCTTTTACATGAAAGCAATTAAAATATCCCCCCTCAGCCTTACGGTGCCGTTTCTGTCTTTAACACCTGTCTGTCTGATCATTATACCTTACATCATGTTGGGAGAATTGGTGTCTTTCTGGGGTGGCATCGGCATACTGATGATTGCTCTCGGAAGTTATACTCTGAATCTGAAAGAAATGAGCAAAGGATTTCTGGAACCGCTTAAGGCCATCGGAAAAGAAAGAGGTTCCGTCCTTATGATCATCGTCGCCATCCTTTATGGATTCACCAGTACTTTTGGTAAACATGCTCTTAACCATTCATCCGCACTTTTTTTCGGGATTACATACAATTTGGCATTTTTCATTGTGCTAAGCCCGGTCATTTTCAAGGTTGGCAAAATCTATTCACATGGTCGCATCTGCAAAGAGTCTTTGAAAATCTCTGTTCTCCCCGGAATC